The Aspergillus fumigatus Af293 chromosome 7, whole genome shotgun sequence genome includes the window ACGTTGCTGGCGCGGGGCAATTTGGATCGAGCAACGGAATGCACGCCATCTGCAGCGATGACGACGTCACCCTGAACCACCTGTCCGTCTTCGAGTGTGACGGTGGCACGGTGCGGATCGATGTCAATCACTCTGCTCGAGGTGTGCAGCTCAGCGGGGATGCCGGAGCCTGGTGCCAGAGCGGCAGCCTTGAGACCTTCATGGAGATGAGCACGGTGTACCAGAAGCCATTTCTGTGTGTTGGTTGTCAGCATCGCTGGACATCAAGCAGGACAATTGGCGCGGCTCACATTTCGCCACATGCTGGCGAGCTCTTTCACTGGAACAGTCGAAAGGACTTTCCCGTCGGTTGAGCGCTCGCGAAGCTGTCACTTCTTAGCATGTGGCCTTCGTTGACCTGGTTTGCATTGAACACGAACCATTTCTGTTTCGACCGCTCCGAACTTGGTCGCATCCACCCCGAGCCGTAAGAGGACACTGTTGGCATTTGGGGAGATGTGAATTGCTGCCCCGATTTCATTCGCAAAACGGCTTCGCTCGAACAACTATGAACGTGTGAGGCGTGAGAGTTCCCTACAAATTCAGATGAGAACGCCGGGTCACTCACGCTGACGcggtggccttgctgtcTGAGAGCAATGGCTGCAGTTAAGCCGCCAATACCAGCTCCCACTATTAGAATTTGGAGGCTATCCTGCTCGGTCCCGTTCAAGTCGTTGCTCCCCATGGCGGTTGAATGTCTTGGCCGGCACTTACACCGCGAAAACGGTAGATGTAACTTTCCTCGAAACAGGACCTCTCCCCAACATAGCCTTTGCTCCGCTTTATCTGAGAGAAGCTGGGCTCTCGCAGCAGTGACATGTCCACCCTTCGGCAAGCCTCATGCCATTGACACCGCGTCATCGAGGAAGATTTGAGGAAAGATCGCGGTCGAGCCATCGGCTCCGCATCTCGGCTCCACATGCGGAGAGGAACAGAGAGCAGTGGCTCGCCCGCCTGATGCGGACGTAAGCCCTTTGACGGATGGGATAGTGAGGTTTGAATTGTATTTATAATTTAAATGTCACACTCATGCTATTGGGAGCAACAGTTGCAGCCCCTTCATCTCAGAGTCTCAAAGGCCAAGCGACGTCATGCCGAATCCAGTGCGTGAAGACATCACCACGAGGGATGATACTTCGTTCCCCTACATCTTTGAACAGAATGTCACCATCCAGTTAAAGGATGGCTCCGGTCTAGTGCGCTGCAATGTCTATCGTCCCAAAGCCCTCGAGCGGGCTCCCGTTCTGGTCACATATGGGCCGTACGGCAAGGACATTCATTACCGCGAGTATGCAGTCCCATTTGCGCCGCTGTTCATGTGCCCAGATTGCTGACCCGACCAGTTTCCACCCCAAGTCATTCAGCGAAGTCAACCCGGAGCACCGCTCGGAGCATTCCGCGTGGGAGACGCCCGACCCCGGTTTCTGGACCAAGCACGGCTATGCGATTGTTCGGGCGGACGAGAGAGGCACAGGTCAATCACGGGGCAAGCTGGACACCATGTCGCGCGAAACCAGCGAGGCTTTTTTCGACGTCATCGAGTGGGCAGCGGAACAGCCATGGTCGACCGGCAAGATTGGGCTGCTGGGTATCAGCTACTACGCGGGTAGCCAGTGGAGAGTCGCCGCGCGCCAGCCCAAGGGCCTCGCCTGCATTATCCCCTGGGAGGGCATGTCGGACTACTACCGGGACCGTTGCCGCCATGGAGGCATTCTGAGTAACTCCTTTATCAAATTCTGGTGGGACCGGCAGGTTGTTAGCAACCAGTACGGTCGCCCCGGCCGCGCAGCGCGGAACTGGGGCCCTGATACTATTGAAGGCGACCTTccggaggaggaactggTGGCCAACCGACAAGACCAAACAATCGACAACGCGGAGAATTACTTCCGCGATGATATCTACTACGCGTCCAAGGAATACACCCCGTCCGACATCCAGGTGCCGTTGCTCTCCGTGGCAAACTGGGGTGGTATTCTTCTGCATCTACGGGGAAATGTGGAGGGCTATACGCAGGCGGGCAGCGAGCTCAAGTACTTGCGCTTCATCACCGGTCGACATGACCTCCCCTTTTACTACGCGGAAGAAGTCGAGATTCAACGGAGCTTCCTCGATGCGTTCCTCAGGGGGGAGGATCGTGTCGGCTGGAGCAACGGAACGGCGCCCAAGGTTGACCTTGTTCTACGCAAGGGCGACGTCGGATTCGACAACGCGGAAGCCGAGAAACAGTTTCCTCGTCGCGTGGAGAATGAATGGCCCATTGCCCGGACGCAGTACACCAAGTACTATCTGACGTCTGACCGTCAACTAGTCACCGAGCCCCGACAGGAACGACCGGGGAAAATCACCTACCGCGCTCTGGGAACCTTGGACAACCCCCAGCTGGTGCAATTCACCACGGCGCCGTTTGAGCAGGAGACAGAGATCACCGGACATATCGTCGCGCATTTGAATGTGTCCATGAGCCCGGAGCCGGGCGCACCGACACCGCGGGACATTGATCTGTTCGTGACCCTGCGGTACATCTCCccggagggcaaggaggtcTTCTACACCGGCACGGCAGGCGACCCGGTACCTCTCTGCAAGGGATGGCTGCGGGTCAGCATGCGAAAGGTGAACAAGGAGCATCGCCGTCATCGAAGCTATCTGCCCCATCGCGACTACTACTCCACCGATGCGCTGCCGGTGATTCCGGGCGAGGTGTACGGCGTTGATGTCGAGGTGTGGCCCACGAATGTGGTCGTGGAGAAAGGAGGCAGGATAGTTTTTGAGGTTTCGTCTGGGGACACCCAGGGCTGTGGGATTTTCCAGCATAACTCCCCGACTGACCGGTAGGTCACCTTTCCTCGCAGGGATTTATTCTATGCTAACTTGGACAGCGCACCGGAGAAATTCCAGGGTCAGAACCATATCAACTTTGGACATGGCGAGAACTATGTGGTCCTGCCCATCATTCCCCCGAAGACATAGACAGATATGGCTGTGATATGATAGTTGCTTTCGTATCAATAGACTCCAATTGTATGACTCGGAAGATCCGGCTGTTGTTGTTAGATTGATAATCGTAGGATTCGGGAATGTAGACCCACGGGGGAGCGCGAGGGCGAGAGAGAATCAGATCAGAGAATCCTATAATCTCCGCTCCCGATGTGGTCCCGAGACAACAATGTATACAATGAAATCACAGTATGAGGGATATAACTTACTTCTGCCCCTCTACACCTTGGACAAACACACCAGAAAGACACACAAGGTCCTCCCGTTACACCTCTATACCAAACAATACTGCCTAAAATGTCCTCCAAACCCAAGAACATTCGCCCCCTTCAACGCTATATCACCACTCACGATGCCTCCGGCaaggccatcttctccagcgccCTGTCCGAGGAAATGCCCGTGACCACCATGGCGGATGGCGCCGACTTCTCGCTCGCGTACACCTCCTCGCACTTCCCCGCCAAACTCAACAACGACGACGATATCCCCGAGTATGCGAACTATCTCTCGAGCCCGCCGGGCATCGTGATCAGTACGGGCACCGTGTGCCGGATCGTGGATATGCAGCCTGGGGCGACGAGCCCGATGCACCGCACCGTGAGCCTTGACTATGGGGTTGTGCTGGAGGGGGAGGTCGAGCTGGTCCTGGACTCCGGGGAGACCAGGCTGATGAAGCGGGGGGATGTGAGTGTGCAGCGGGGAACGAACCATGCGTGGAGGAATACGAGTCAGACAGAGTGGGCGCGGATGCTGTATGTACTTGTGCCGGCAGAGGCCATCGAGATTGGGGGGAAGAagctgggggaggaggtagGGGAGATAGGGGTGAGGCCTAGTACTTgattctgcttctgcttctgcttctactactacttcTGCCTTGCGAATGGAATGGACAATTCTATTCTAGTAAGTGGAATTGCAAGAGATAAAGTACTTGTAAATTGGTATTGGTTTGCGACACGCACACTGGACAGACAGGCACAGATGCGGATATGATTAAAACTCCCCCCCGATGTCATACCGGAAGATCCGGTCGTTGATTCTCCCCCCTGTGAACCTCCACAGGCGAGCCACAGACTATGGATGGTTAGTAGACCCTTCGGTGATATCCCTGAAACTAGAGCTGAACCGACCGCATTCAACCACACCCCATGCAGCATCACCTGGATAAACACGAATTCTGCGGGATTGCTCCCCGCTGGTCTCTCGCTCTGGTCTAGCTCACGGTCCACAGGACGGTATGCTGGTATGCGACGGTAATTCGACGGCCAGCTGGCGGGTTGGGCTGCGTGCGAGACGGGGACTCGTTCAGGCAACTGGGGTACTTCGCTGCCGCTGTGGTGGAGTTCATAATCGGCGAGGATGGAAAGGGAGCTGGTGCTTGTCTGGGTGGTGGTAGTTGTTGTCGCCATGTCTGTTCACGTTTGTGGTTTATCGGATTGTTGGTGATAGTCGAGGAGAATGTAAATAGGATGTAATTAGGGTTAGATCTCGACAGGATTCCCTGTATGTAGTCTTGCTCAGGAGCCAACATACACTCGGATGAATCGGAGATCTGGCCGTAGGAGAGGAACAAAGCTACGATGGGTCCCCCACATTTAAATTTTAAAATCGAATGATAACAAGACAAATGAAATGATCGCCTGAGCCTTTTGGCCCTCGGATTGCCCCCATTCGCAGCTCCCCCACCTCCCGAAGCGGGACTGACCGACGGCACGCTGCGGCATAGTTTGATTAGGATATGAACATGGGAG containing:
- a CDS encoding cupin domain-containing protein; the protein is MSSKPKNIRPLQRYITTHDASGKAIFSSALSEEMPVTTMADGADFSLAYTSSHFPAKLNNDDDIPEYANYLSSPPGIVISTGTVCRIVDMQPGATSPMHRTVSLDYGVVLEGEVELVLDSGETRLMKRGDVSVQRGTNHAWRNTSQTEWARMLYVLVPAEAIEIGGKKLGEEVGEIGVRPST
- a CDS encoding CocE/NonD family hydrolase; amino-acid sequence: MPNPVREDITTRDDTSFPYIFEQNVTIQLKDGSGLVRCNVYRPKALERAPVLVTYGPYGKDIHYRDFHPKSFSEVNPEHRSEHSAWETPDPGFWTKHGYAIVRADERGTGQSRGKLDTMSRETSEAFFDVIEWAAEQPWSTGKIGLLGISYYAGSQWRVAARQPKGLACIIPWEGMSDYYRDRCRHGGILSNSFIKFWWDRQVVSNQYGRPGRAARNWGPDTIEGDLPEEELVANRQDQTIDNAENYFRDDIYYASKEYTPSDIQVPLLSVANWGGILLHLRGNVEGYTQAGSELKYLRFITGRHDLPFYYAEEVEIQRSFLDAFLRGEDRVGWSNGTAPKVDLVLRKGDVGFDNAEAEKQFPRRVENEWPIARTQYTKYYLTSDRQLVTEPRQERPGKITYRALGTLDNPQLVQFTTAPFEQETEITGHIVAHLNVSMSPEPGAPTPRDIDLFVTLRYISPEGKEVFYTGTAGDPVPLCKGWLRVSMRKVNKEHRRHRSYLPHRDYYSTDALPVIPGEVYGVDVEVWPTNVVVEKGGRIVFEVSSGDTQGCGIFQHNSPTDRAPEKFQGQNHINFGHGENYVVLPIIPPKT